A stretch of Natronococcus sp. CG52 DNA encodes these proteins:
- a CDS encoding metal ABC transporter permease: protein MVWLLERWSDLLSSIGGQFGIGMLEYGFMHRAFLVGILIAVMAPLIGTFLVHRQLALIGDALAHTAFAGVAVGLFVNAVLGTGISPYLTAVVVAMTAALAIELISEVTDAYNDVSMAIVLSTGFALGAVLISLNAGGLAVGVNQYLFGNLSTVSNQNAIILIGLFVVIALVVGITYKQLLYVTFDETAARVAGLNVRWYNRITAMLTAMVVVGAMQIMGVILVAAMLVVPVAGAAQLSRSFREALLASVVLAEIAVLAGITLSYQYETTAGGTIVLVAVAIYIVAVLIGKVQSRREPVTETQSIADEQPAD from the coding sequence ATGGTCTGGCTGCTCGAGCGCTGGAGCGATCTCCTGTCGTCCATCGGCGGCCAGTTCGGTATCGGGATGCTCGAGTACGGATTCATGCACCGGGCGTTTCTGGTCGGTATCCTCATCGCGGTGATGGCTCCGCTGATCGGCACGTTCCTCGTTCACCGCCAACTGGCGCTCATCGGCGATGCGCTCGCGCACACCGCGTTCGCCGGCGTCGCGGTGGGATTGTTCGTCAACGCCGTCCTCGGAACGGGAATCTCGCCGTATCTCACAGCAGTCGTAGTCGCCATGACCGCCGCGCTGGCGATCGAGTTGATCTCCGAGGTGACCGACGCCTACAACGACGTCTCGATGGCGATCGTCCTTTCGACGGGGTTCGCCCTCGGTGCCGTGTTGATCAGCCTCAATGCCGGTGGTCTCGCGGTTGGCGTCAACCAGTACCTCTTCGGAAATCTCTCGACGGTCTCGAACCAGAACGCGATCATCCTCATCGGGCTGTTCGTCGTGATCGCGCTCGTCGTCGGCATCACGTACAAGCAACTGCTGTACGTGACGTTCGACGAGACGGCTGCACGCGTCGCCGGACTCAACGTCCGCTGGTACAATCGGATTACGGCGATGCTCACCGCGATGGTCGTCGTCGGCGCGATGCAGATTATGGGTGTGATCCTCGTCGCAGCGATGCTCGTCGTACCGGTCGCCGGTGCGGCCCAACTCTCCCGGAGCTTCCGTGAGGCGCTGCTTGCCTCTGTCGTCCTCGCGGAAATCGCCGTCCTCGCCGGGATTACGCTGTCGTACCAGTACGAGACCACTGCCGGCGGAACGATCGTACTCGTTGCGGTCGCCATCTACATCGTCGCTGTCCTGATCGGCAAAGTACAATCGCGTCGGGAACCGGTCACGGAAACCCAGTCGATCGCAGACGAACAGCCGGCGGATTGA
- a CDS encoding Sjogren's syndrome/scleroderma autoantigen 1 family protein — translation MSDFDKEAEREKLREKYERDEADRKATQRMSDLLLKGATMTNTHCGTCGDPLFQQDGTTFCPSCHGNPDAVQGTDLEARAAEESATQSAIEPDDTDRPQSGTATDDDSATAEDAPGASSETPPKRTGQTAETDPAGDSNDHPSSPPSRSTPDRDVRTQSSGTDPSRGSETNRAQHDEHHSGSSGTPPTNASPPSGLDDAHGSLVAALEKFAREAAETDDPRYAKECLEAAREASETLDVLR, via the coding sequence ATGAGCGACTTCGACAAGGAAGCCGAGCGCGAGAAGCTTCGCGAGAAGTACGAGCGCGACGAGGCCGACCGGAAGGCCACCCAGCGGATGAGCGATCTCCTACTGAAGGGCGCCACGATGACCAACACCCACTGTGGCACCTGCGGCGACCCGCTCTTCCAGCAGGACGGGACGACGTTCTGTCCTAGCTGTCACGGGAACCCCGACGCCGTCCAGGGGACGGATCTCGAGGCCCGGGCGGCAGAGGAGTCGGCTACCCAGTCGGCGATCGAGCCCGACGATACCGATCGACCCCAGTCCGGAACGGCCACCGACGACGACTCGGCTACCGCCGAAGACGCCCCCGGTGCGTCTTCGGAGACGCCCCCGAAGCGGACGGGACAGACCGCCGAAACGGACCCCGCCGGCGACTCGAACGACCATCCCTCGTCACCGCCGTCTCGATCGACGCCGGATCGCGACGTCCGAACCCAGTCGTCCGGAACCGACCCGTCTCGAGGGAGTGAGACGAACCGAGCGCAGCACGACGAACATCACTCCGGATCGAGCGGCACGCCCCCAACGAACGCGTCACCGCCGAGCGGTCTCGACGACGCCCACGGCTCGCTGGTCGCCGCGCTCGAGAAGTTCGCGCGGGAGGCCGCCGAGACGGACGATCCGCGGTACGCGAAGGAGTGTCTGGAAGCCGCTCGCGAGGCGAGCGAGACCCTCGACGTGCTTCGGTAG
- a CDS encoding hemolysin family protein, with protein MVDLVFSTARIAAALVLVALNGFFVAAEFAYVRVRATAVESLVAEGRRGAETLQEAMDNLDDYLAVTQLGITIASLGLGWIGEPAVAALIEPVAGQFLPEGLVHLVAFAVGFSTITFLHVVFGELAPKTIAIAQAERIALFVSTPMKFCYYLFVPGIIVFNGTANAFTRLLGIPPASETDETLTEEELRMALSRAGEEGNVAAEEVRMVESVFTLDDVTASEVMVPRPDVRSVPADLPLAALRRVIVEEGHTRYPVTDPDDPDEVIGLVDAKDVIRAGETLPDDETAATVTAGELARDLPVVPETTTVADLLSKLQDERVQMAAVIDEWGVFEGIVAVEDVVEVVVGDIRDEFDVPAREPSIDRDQLEDGIVIDGGVTLSSVNDALETKFEHEAVETVGGLVLDRLGRPPETDDRVTVGGYTLEVTEVEGMRISTVVLRESDEVSSEE; from the coding sequence ATGGTAGATCTCGTCTTTTCCACGGCCCGAATCGCCGCTGCGCTGGTGCTCGTCGCGCTGAACGGCTTCTTCGTCGCCGCCGAATTCGCCTACGTCCGCGTGCGGGCGACGGCCGTCGAATCGCTCGTCGCGGAGGGACGGCGAGGCGCGGAGACGCTTCAGGAGGCGATGGACAACCTGGACGACTACCTCGCCGTGACCCAACTGGGAATCACCATCGCCTCGCTGGGCCTCGGCTGGATCGGTGAACCGGCGGTTGCGGCGCTCATCGAACCGGTCGCCGGCCAGTTCCTTCCCGAGGGACTGGTTCACCTCGTCGCGTTCGCCGTGGGCTTCAGCACCATCACGTTCCTCCACGTGGTGTTCGGCGAACTCGCGCCGAAGACGATCGCCATCGCGCAGGCCGAGCGAATCGCGCTGTTCGTCTCCACGCCGATGAAGTTCTGCTACTACCTGTTCGTTCCCGGGATCATCGTGTTCAACGGGACGGCGAACGCCTTCACCCGACTGCTCGGGATTCCGCCGGCCTCCGAAACGGACGAGACGCTCACCGAAGAAGAACTTCGGATGGCCCTCTCGAGGGCCGGCGAGGAGGGGAACGTCGCTGCCGAGGAGGTTCGGATGGTCGAGAGCGTGTTCACACTCGACGACGTTACGGCCAGCGAGGTGATGGTCCCGCGTCCCGACGTTCGAAGCGTCCCCGCCGATCTTCCGCTGGCGGCGCTACGACGCGTCATCGTCGAGGAAGGACACACCCGCTACCCCGTCACGGACCCCGACGATCCCGACGAGGTGATCGGTCTCGTTGACGCCAAGGACGTCATCCGGGCGGGCGAGACGCTTCCCGACGACGAGACCGCCGCGACCGTCACCGCCGGCGAACTCGCCCGCGATCTCCCGGTGGTCCCGGAAACGACGACCGTCGCCGACCTCCTCTCGAAGCTACAGGACGAGCGGGTCCAGATGGCGGCCGTGATCGACGAGTGGGGAGTTTTCGAGGGTATCGTCGCCGTCGAGGACGTCGTCGAGGTCGTCGTCGGCGACATCCGCGACGAGTTCGACGTCCCCGCGCGAGAACCCTCGATCGACCGCGACCAACTCGAGGACGGTATCGTCATCGACGGCGGCGTCACGCTCTCGTCGGTCAACGATGCGCTCGAGACCAAGTTCGAACACGAGGCCGTCGAGACGGTCGGCGGCCTGGTTCTCGACCGGCTCGGACGGCCGCCGGAGACGGACGATCGGGTGACGGTCGGAGGCTACACCCTCGAGGTGACGGAGGTAGAGGGAATGCGGATTTCGACCGTCGTCCTCCGGGAGTCGGACGAGGTCAGTTCGGAGGAGTGA
- a CDS encoding metal ABC transporter substrate-binding protein produces the protein MNDGPNPGESELHRITRRTALAGAGALVTGLAGCAGDASNESTGERSVAVASFFTFYDFARKVADGTPLSVDNLVPTGLHGHGWEPDPSITRDIVDADAFLHVGADFQPWADRAIRTVQDDGADTRLINVREGIELIDLADTLEEEEQVGDGKDPHFWLDPGPAKRSVDNIASGLAEIAPDYESEFDENAEDVRSKLDEIDAEWEAIFDRAERDVVFLAAHNAFEYVAQRYDATIQPLVTNLAADDDVRPADMERAQDTIADNDIRYIGAAVFEPRRPAEQLLDQTAVEAYYPVTPYAGTTEAWNDRGWGYFEIARNVNMETFKIVLDAAEPDSGFDEEWRNFE, from the coding sequence ATGAACGACGGCCCGAACCCTGGTGAATCGGAGCTGCATAGAATAACGCGTCGAACTGCCCTCGCCGGTGCTGGAGCTCTCGTTACCGGGCTAGCTGGATGTGCCGGCGACGCTTCGAACGAATCGACCGGGGAACGGAGCGTTGCCGTTGCGTCGTTCTTCACGTTCTACGATTTTGCGCGAAAAGTCGCTGACGGAACGCCCCTCTCGGTCGATAACCTCGTACCGACCGGCCTTCACGGGCACGGGTGGGAACCGGATCCGTCGATCACGCGAGATATCGTCGACGCGGATGCGTTTCTTCACGTCGGCGCCGATTTTCAACCGTGGGCCGATCGCGCTATTCGGACCGTCCAGGACGACGGTGCTGACACCCGCCTGATCAATGTTCGAGAGGGAATCGAGTTGATCGACCTCGCGGATACTCTCGAGGAGGAAGAACAGGTGGGCGACGGAAAGGACCCTCACTTCTGGTTAGATCCCGGGCCAGCGAAACGCTCCGTCGACAACATCGCAAGCGGTCTCGCGGAAATCGCTCCCGACTACGAGAGCGAATTCGACGAAAACGCCGAGGACGTCAGGTCGAAACTCGACGAGATCGACGCCGAATGGGAAGCGATCTTCGACCGGGCGGAGCGTGACGTCGTTTTCCTGGCCGCTCACAACGCGTTCGAATACGTCGCACAGCGGTACGATGCGACCATTCAGCCGCTGGTGACGAACCTCGCTGCGGATGACGACGTTCGACCCGCGGACATGGAGCGTGCACAGGATACTATCGCGGACAACGACATCCGCTACATCGGCGCAGCAGTTTTCGAACCGCGTCGTCCAGCAGAACAACTGCTCGACCAGACGGCCGTCGAAGCGTACTATCCGGTGACGCCGTACGCCGGTACCACGGAAGCGTGGAACGATCGAGGCTGGGGATACTTCGAAATCGCCCGGAACGTCAACATGGAGACGTTCAAGATCGTTCTCGATGCGGCGGAACCGGACTCCGGCTTCGACGAGGAATGGCGAAACTTCGAGTGA
- a CDS encoding metal ABC transporter ATP-binding protein → MTLIEVANVSFGYTTSPVVRDVSFTTESGEYVGVIGPNGSGKSTLLQLILGLHKPDEGDVRLFGRPSRDFVDRERVGYVAQDVTENTKEMPITVAEVVLMGRFPHAGFGRVTAEDRERTREALRTVGIEHLADRRVTKLSGGQRQRAYIARALAGEADLLVLDEPTVGVDAESVEAFFDLLDALNTDGMTVLLVEHDIGAVLDHTDRVICLNGELYFDGPPAEFVDTDALDRAYGTDIRREDGVTPS, encoded by the coding sequence ATGACACTCATAGAAGTCGCGAACGTCTCGTTCGGGTACACAACCAGTCCCGTCGTGCGAGACGTCTCGTTTACTACCGAATCCGGCGAGTACGTCGGAGTTATCGGTCCCAACGGCTCCGGAAAGAGTACGCTTCTCCAGTTGATCCTGGGACTGCACAAACCTGACGAGGGCGACGTTCGACTGTTCGGCCGTCCGTCGCGGGACTTCGTCGATCGAGAGCGCGTCGGCTACGTCGCCCAGGACGTCACCGAAAACACCAAAGAAATGCCGATCACCGTCGCGGAAGTCGTTCTCATGGGGAGGTTCCCCCACGCGGGGTTCGGTCGTGTCACCGCCGAGGATCGAGAGCGAACCCGCGAAGCGCTTCGGACGGTGGGCATCGAACACCTCGCCGACAGGCGCGTTACGAAGCTCTCCGGCGGCCAGCGACAGCGCGCCTACATCGCACGAGCGCTCGCGGGTGAGGCCGACCTGCTCGTGCTCGACGAACCGACCGTCGGGGTAGACGCCGAATCGGTCGAGGCGTTTTTCGACCTTCTAGATGCCCTCAACACCGATGGCATGACGGTGCTACTCGTCGAACACGATATCGGAGCCGTCCTCGACCACACGGATCGCGTGATCTGTCTGAACGGAGAACTGTACTTCGACGGGCCGCCGGCCGAGTTCGTCGATACCGACGCGTTGGATCGAGCCTACGGAACCGATATCCGTCGAGAAGACGGGGTGACGCCATCGTGA
- a CDS encoding ferredoxin — translation MKVEFDEDTCIGMYQCVAEWDAFEADKSAGKAILEGSEEAEDGIFVREVPEDAELDAKFAARTCPVDAITIYDDGGEQLIP, via the coding sequence ATGAAGGTCGAATTCGACGAGGACACCTGTATCGGGATGTACCAGTGCGTCGCCGAGTGGGACGCCTTCGAGGCAGACAAGTCGGCGGGAAAGGCGATCCTCGAGGGCAGCGAGGAGGCCGAGGACGGTATCTTCGTCCGTGAGGTCCCCGAGGACGCTGAACTCGACGCCAAGTTCGCCGCCCGGACCTGCCCGGTCGACGCGATCACGATCTACGACGACGGCGGCGAACAGCTGATTCCCTGA
- a CDS encoding HTTM domain-containing protein, with protein MATDTGFESRIGRGLADSFRIDTRALAAFRVFVGLLIVADLLLRSRNFTYFYTNDGVVPQSLARSMSADGAFSFYHLTTDPLLIAALFILQGLIAIQLIVGYKTRIATILSFLFVVSLDHHNPLVLSYADTLFRLLLFWAIFLPLGERWSVDAVHADREPRTSVANIASALILGQMVFMYSVNGYHKAQNDLWTTGEATPLIMGLGDTTYFLAPYLREFQTLLQIGGLLWFIMLLSSWALLFVVGRRRMLLAAIFMAGHASFIFTVRIGAFAYVAIAGLTLFLQAQFWEDLRAVARYLEIDRRRFADRRAELGRFAASVPNVRFDSERQRRARQATYSAGIGVIVISTALFTTLSFAPIGVVDKETVVEERIEGTAQQFSIDQPDWSVFAPTPRTTDGYYVFPAQTADGDVIDVYNGRAAVSYDRPYDELQKQYGTYRERFYMNSVRRGGYHGINDAPEKLAEYICTAWENERGSELTHVNMYRVTENVEMNTTASPADRERQTGLVYQYGCDGNEPTEIQPPGSYSGH; from the coding sequence ATGGCGACTGACACCGGGTTCGAGAGTCGGATCGGGCGAGGTCTCGCCGACTCCTTCCGGATCGATACGCGAGCGCTGGCCGCGTTCCGCGTGTTCGTCGGCCTGCTGATCGTCGCGGATCTGTTGCTTCGGAGTCGAAATTTCACGTACTTCTACACGAACGACGGCGTCGTCCCACAGTCGCTCGCGAGGTCGATGAGTGCCGACGGCGCGTTCTCGTTCTATCACCTGACGACCGATCCGCTGCTCATCGCCGCGTTGTTCATCCTGCAGGGACTGATCGCGATACAGCTAATCGTCGGCTACAAGACGCGGATCGCGACGATCCTCTCCTTTCTCTTCGTCGTCTCGCTGGACCACCACAATCCGCTGGTCCTGAGCTACGCCGACACGCTGTTCCGACTGCTGCTGTTCTGGGCCATCTTCCTCCCGCTCGGCGAACGGTGGTCGGTCGACGCCGTCCACGCCGACCGGGAACCGCGGACGAGTGTCGCGAATATCGCCTCCGCACTCATCCTGGGACAGATGGTGTTCATGTACTCCGTCAACGGCTACCACAAGGCGCAGAACGACCTGTGGACCACCGGGGAGGCGACCCCGTTGATCATGGGACTGGGCGACACGACGTACTTCCTCGCGCCGTACCTCCGCGAGTTCCAGACCCTGCTTCAGATCGGTGGGCTGCTGTGGTTCATCATGCTCCTGTCTTCGTGGGCGCTGCTCTTCGTGGTCGGTCGGCGACGAATGCTACTCGCCGCGATCTTCATGGCGGGTCACGCGTCGTTCATCTTCACGGTGCGAATCGGCGCGTTCGCGTACGTCGCGATCGCCGGCCTCACCCTGTTCCTCCAGGCGCAGTTCTGGGAGGATCTGCGGGCGGTCGCTCGGTACCTCGAGATCGACCGCCGCCGGTTTGCGGACCGACGAGCCGAACTCGGTCGGTTCGCGGCCTCCGTCCCGAACGTCCGGTTCGATAGCGAGCGGCAACGACGCGCGAGACAGGCGACCTACAGCGCGGGCATCGGCGTCATCGTCATCTCGACGGCACTGTTCACGACCCTCTCGTTCGCGCCGATCGGAGTTGTCGACAAAGAGACGGTCGTCGAGGAACGGATCGAGGGGACCGCCCAGCAGTTCAGCATCGACCAACCCGACTGGAGCGTCTTCGCGCCGACGCCGCGGACGACCGACGGCTACTACGTCTTTCCGGCACAGACCGCGGACGGTGACGTGATCGACGTCTACAACGGCCGGGCTGCAGTCTCCTACGATCGGCCGTACGACGAACTCCAGAAACAGTACGGCACGTACCGAGAGCGGTTTTACATGAACAGCGTTCGCCGCGGCGGCTACCACGGTATCAACGACGCGCCCGAGAAGTTAGCCGAGTACATCTGCACTGCGTGGGAGAACGAACGCGGTTCGGAGCTCACCCACGTGAACATGTACCGAGTGACCGAGAACGTGGAAATGAACACGACGGCCTCGCCGGCGGACCGCGAGCGACAGACGGGACTCGTCTACCAGTACGGCTGTGACGGCAACGAGCCGACCGAGATACAGCCGCCGGGGAGCTATAGTGGCCACTGA
- a CDS encoding TIGR00725 family protein has protein sequence MRVSVIGGGAITSEAESRAEEIGRELGRRGHAVVCGGRGGTMEAVCRGAKAEGGTTIGILPGERRTAANDSIDTAIATGLGHARNALVPMNGDAVIALAGSHGTLSEIGFAGIYDRPIVGLETHDVPGVEAVETPAAAVDAVENALEEER, from the coding sequence ATGCGCGTCAGCGTTATCGGCGGCGGTGCGATCACGAGCGAGGCGGAATCGCGAGCGGAGGAGATCGGTCGGGAACTCGGTCGACGGGGACACGCGGTCGTCTGTGGCGGCCGCGGCGGCACGATGGAGGCGGTCTGTCGCGGCGCGAAAGCCGAGGGTGGGACGACGATCGGTATCCTCCCCGGCGAGCGGCGGACGGCGGCGAACGACTCCATCGACACTGCGATCGCGACCGGTCTCGGCCACGCAAGGAACGCGCTCGTCCCGATGAACGGCGACGCGGTCATCGCGCTGGCCGGCAGCCACGGTACGCTCTCGGAGATCGGTTTCGCCGGGATCTACGATCGACCGATCGTCGGCCTCGAGACCCACGACGTTCCCGGCGTCGAAGCCGTCGAGACGCCCGCGGCGGCCGTCGACGCCGTCGAGAACGCGCTCGAGGAGGAGCGCTGA
- a CDS encoding GNAT family N-acetyltransferase, with the protein MTTHDADPYAIREELPDPETFAALREAADMPPRSPEGVERGLPNSIYGAIAVHEPSGEVVGMGRIVGDGGTVYQISDMAVHPDHQRRGLGTRIMNSLEAYLEAEAPPRAYVNLVADVDGFYERFGFEETRPASKGMYRRTE; encoded by the coding sequence ATGACGACGCACGATGCGGATCCCTACGCGATTCGCGAGGAACTGCCCGATCCCGAGACGTTCGCCGCGCTCCGGGAGGCCGCCGACATGCCCCCGCGTTCGCCGGAGGGCGTCGAACGCGGGCTGCCGAACTCGATCTACGGCGCGATCGCGGTCCACGAACCGTCCGGCGAGGTCGTCGGCATGGGTCGGATCGTCGGCGACGGCGGGACCGTCTACCAGATTTCGGACATGGCGGTCCACCCGGACCACCAGCGGCGGGGGCTCGGAACGCGGATCATGAATTCCCTGGAGGCGTATCTCGAGGCGGAAGCCCCGCCGCGAGCGTACGTCAACCTCGTGGCCGACGTCGACGGCTTCTACGAGCGGTTCGGCTTCGAGGAGACGCGTCCGGCCTCGAAGGGGATGTATCGCCGCACCGAGTGA
- the mdh gene encoding malate dehydrogenase encodes MTKVSVVGAAGTVGAAAGYNIALRDVADELVFVDIPDKEDDTIGQAADANHGAAYDSNTTIRQGDYEDTAGSDVVVITAGIPRQPGQTRIDLAGDNAPIMEDIGSSIAEHNDDFITVTTSNPVDLLNRHLYESGERAREKVVGFGGRLDSARFRYVISRRFDAPVQNVDATILGEHGDAQVPAFSKVRVNGQDLEFTDDEKDELLEELQTSAMNVIEKKGATEWGPATGVGHMVEAILRDTGEVLPASVKLEGEYGHEDTAFGVPVKLGANGVEEIVEWDLTEFERNQLGEAAEKLSEQYDEIA; translated from the coding sequence ATGACGAAAGTTAGCGTGGTCGGCGCGGCCGGAACGGTCGGGGCCGCCGCAGGCTACAACATCGCACTTCGGGACGTTGCAGACGAACTCGTCTTCGTCGACATTCCGGACAAGGAAGACGACACGATCGGGCAGGCTGCCGACGCCAATCACGGCGCAGCCTACGACTCGAACACCACGATTCGGCAGGGTGACTACGAGGACACCGCCGGCTCGGACGTCGTCGTCATCACCGCCGGTATCCCGCGCCAGCCCGGCCAGACCCGGATCGATCTCGCGGGCGACAACGCGCCGATCATGGAGGACATCGGCTCCTCGATCGCCGAGCACAACGACGACTTCATCACCGTCACGACCTCGAACCCGGTCGACCTGCTGAACCGCCACCTCTACGAATCGGGCGAGCGCGCACGCGAGAAGGTAGTCGGCTTCGGCGGCCGACTCGACTCCGCTCGCTTTCGCTACGTGATCTCCCGGCGCTTCGACGCGCCCGTCCAGAACGTCGACGCGACGATCCTCGGCGAGCACGGCGACGCGCAGGTCCCGGCCTTCTCGAAGGTCCGCGTCAACGGTCAGGACCTCGAGTTCACCGACGACGAGAAAGACGAACTGCTCGAGGAACTCCAGACCTCGGCGATGAACGTCATCGAGAAGAAGGGCGCCACGGAGTGGGGCCCGGCGACCGGCGTCGGCCACATGGTCGAGGCTATCCTCCGCGACACGGGCGAGGTCCTCCCCGCGAGCGTCAAGCTCGAGGGCGAGTACGGCCACGAGGACACCGCCTTCGGCGTTCCCGTCAAGCTCGGCGCCAACGGCGTCGAGGAGATCGTCGAGTGGGATCTCACCGAGTTCGAGCGCAACCAGCTCGGCGAGGCCGCCGAGAAGCTCTCGGAGCAGTACGACGAGATCGCGTAA
- a CDS encoding thiol-disulfide oxidoreductase DCC family protein produces MSKEIPDEEPIVLFDGVCNLCAGFVQFLVPRDTEGVFHFASLQSDVGRRLLAEYGLADDELDSIVLIEGDDAYVKSSAVVRIAAILGGIYALARPLRFLPRRLRDWGYDLVAANRYRVFGKKDKCMMPTGNVQERFLD; encoded by the coding sequence ATGAGCAAGGAGATCCCCGACGAGGAGCCGATCGTGCTCTTCGACGGCGTCTGTAACCTCTGTGCTGGCTTCGTCCAGTTTCTCGTCCCGCGAGACACGGAGGGCGTCTTTCACTTCGCGTCGCTCCAGTCCGACGTCGGCCGGCGGCTGCTCGCCGAGTACGGTCTCGCGGACGACGAACTCGACTCGATCGTCCTGATCGAGGGCGACGACGCGTACGTCAAGTCCTCGGCCGTCGTCAGGATCGCCGCCATCCTCGGCGGGATCTACGCGCTCGCTCGCCCGCTGCGATTCCTCCCGCGACGACTGCGCGACTGGGGGTACGATCTGGTCGCCGCCAACCGGTATCGGGTGTTCGGAAAGAAAGACAAGTGTATGATGCCGACCGGAAACGTCCAGGAACGGTTCCTCGACTAG